The Alkalihalobacillus sp. TS-13 genomic interval GAAGATTTGGATCCAACCTTTCCAATTCAAACAGTTTCATCAGGAGTGCCCTTTTTGTACATCCCAGTCCGTACACTATCCGCGATGAAAAAGATTAGCTTTCGCACCGATGTATGGGAAAAGTATTTTAGCGAGGATCCAAATACGAAACATATTTTTACGTTTGCAACAGAAACAGAAGAACCACAATCTACTGTTCATAGCAGAATGTTCGCGCCTGCAATGGGTATTTCAGAAGATCCTGCAACAGGTGCAGCGAGCGGACCCTTAGGCGCTTATTTAGTAAAGCATGGTGTCGTTCCTTCTGAAACTAGTGGAATTCATACTATAAGAAGTGAACAAGGGTTGGAAATGGGTAGACCGAGTTTTATTGATATAACCATCATCAAAGAAGGAGACGCAATTCAAAAGGTTAAAATTGGGGGGAAATCTTTAATTATTGGGTCAGGACAAATCTACTTATCAAACACTATAGAAAAGCAGTGAAGCTTTATAACATTTTAAAAATTGGAATTACAGTGAATTCACTCGGATGCAGATGAAGAATATAGAAAGACCTGAGCAGAAAAATGATACTAACTCAGGTCTTTCTTGCATAGATTCAGTTGAATTCGTTTCTTTTTAAAAAATCATTCATTAAATTCTTTATGCGCTCATGATCGATAAGTAATACAAACCCCATGACATGATGAGGAAGGAAACAAAGTCTTTTACCATTCCTGAATTCAAATGTAATATTTCACAGATCCTTTAAAAAGTTATCCAGTGCACTTGTCCTTTACTGGGACTCTCAACTGTAAATACTTCTTGAAGTTGATTTGTGACAAGGAGAAGAGTGTGAGCGCGACCCATATGAATCCGAAGCTGATGAGATGTGTATTCGTGAATGTCTCATGAAAGAAATAGATTCCGACGAGCAGTTGAATGGTCGGGTTGATGTATTGAAGAAAGCCGATCGTCGATAATGGGACCTTTTGTGCCCCTTTTGAAAACCATAAAAGCGGGAGCGCAGTGACAGCGCCGGCACCAAGTAAGAAGATCGTTTCAAGAATGGACACATGACCCAGAGAAGCGGTTCCTTTTACTTGGAGGAAGAGAAGATAGGACAGGACAAGTGGTAAAATGAATAGCGTTTCCAGGGTCACAGAAACAAGTGGTTCGACCTTGACGACTTTTTTCACCACACCATATAAAGCAAATGTCGATGCGATGATCAGTGCTACCCAGGGAACCTGACCGAATTGGATCGTCATGATCAACACACCGGTTGCAGCAAGCAACAGAGAACTGACCTTCCAATGGTTCAATTTTTCCCGAAAGATGATCACGCCTAACACAATACTTAGTAGCGGGTTAATGTAATACCCTAAGCTTGCTCCGATTACATGATTCGATGTGACCGCCCATATGAAAAGGAACCAGTTCGCACTAATGAGGATGGCGGCCAAGAACACCCATGTGGCCTGGACCCGGTTGGTCAGCACTTTTTTCACCTGCGGCCATCCACCGATCAACAGCAGGATGAATGCAGCAAAAAAGAAGGACCATAGAATCCGGTGAGCAAAAATCTCATAGGCAGGTATTCCCTTGAGAAAATACCAGTAGATCGGCAAAATGCCCCAGGCGACAAAGGCTGCAAGAGTATAAATCATTCCGACAACAGGGTCAGATAGTCTATTCAACATGATAATGAACCTCCTAATGATTGGTTATAAATAACATACGCTAACCCTTTGCATTAGTAAAATGAATCTTTATAATAATGAATATTAGTAAAATTAATGAAGAGCCAGGAGAGGGATGAATATGACGATTATCCAAATGGAGGTTTTCGTAAAAATCGTTGAAACGAAAAGCTTCACAAAGGCAGGGGAAGATTTGGGCATGACGCAGTCTGCAGTGAGCCATGCCATATCCAGTTTAGAATCCGCCCTTGGATTTCAATTGATCATCCGTAATCGTTCCGGTGCAGTCATTACCACAAACGGAGAAAAAATGCTGGTGCATATACGGAATATATTACGGCATACGGAGCTTATGAAGCAAGACGCAGAGAGCATTATGGGCTTGGAGAAAGGGAAAGTCCGGGTCGGCTCATTTGAAAGTGTGATGATCCACTGGATGCCGGATATCATTGGGCAATTTCAACAACAGTTTCCTGATATTGAAGTAGAGCTGATCGAAGGGGGTTACCAAGATATTATCCAATGGCTTCTTGATGGGAGGATCGATTTAGGTTTCATCCTGGAAACGGAACGGATGAACGTCGAATTTCAACCGCTTAAAGATGATCATTTATCCTTGCTGATCCCAAGTGATCATCCCCTTAGCGAGGAACGTGAACCCTCTATTGAGCAGGTTGCTTCATATCCGTTCATCATGCCGAAAAAAGGGTGTGATGAACAAGTGCGGAGGATGTTCAAAACGCAGGATCTCAATCCGGATGTCCGTTTTGTGATTAAAGATGTCCATTCGATCATTGCCATGGTGAAATCAGGAATCGGAATAAGCATCATGCCTGAAATGACGCTGCCGGATCACATGGATAAGATCAAAGCGACGAGGATTTGTGAAGAGGTTTACCGGACGATTGGAATCGCTGCACCGGCATTCAAGCGGCTATCGCCTGCTGCCGGTAAGTTTTTCGAGTTGACCAAATCCTGGGTTGAAAATACTTGAGGTTGATTTCTTACATACCGGACACCACAGCCGCTATTTGTGAACAAAACAGCTTATTTCATCCAATATTTATATAATAAGATCTCTGGTGTCCGCTAAAATCATGAAATGGGCACTTTTGGAGGAAATAACGTCTCCTGTGTCCGTTAGGTTCTCTTAAAGTATGCATGAATAGGAAAAACAAGCTGCGATTCGACTCAAAAAAAAGCTTGATCCATTCGCACCTTCAAAAGCCACCATCAGTGCACCAGTTATTTCCTTCTCCTTCCTGGCATATTTATAGCTAGAGGAGGGGGGATGCTGTGATGAAGAGAGAGACTTATGCAGAACTGCAGTACCCAGAGGGCATGCTGTCGATTATCAGAAACGGTTTGGATCCGACTGGAACTCCGAAATCGGTCTTGATTATTGGAGGGGGTCTCTCAGGATTGGTTGCTGCATCCCTCCTGAAACAGGCTGGCCATAAAGTGACGATCCTCGAGGGAAACAGTCGGATAGGTGGCAGGGTTTTGACCTTAAGGGAGCCATTTACTGAGGGGAATTATCTGGATGTCGGGGCAATGAGAATTCCTGAGAACCATGCATTGGTGCTTGAATACATCAAGCGATTCCAATTGCCTTTGAATACGTTTATCAACTCTACACCGAGGGACGTGATCTTTGTCAACAACGTGTTGACGACCAGGGAAGTGTATGAGGAAAATCCGGATATCCTCCAATTTCCGGTGGCACCTGAAGAAGAAGGGAAGACTGCAACGGAATTACTTTTGGAAGCGACCAAGCCTTTTGTTGACCTATATACAAGCAGCACTCCGGAAGAACAGGAAGAGCTGAGGAAAAAGTACGGAGATTATTCAATGGGCGAGTTTTTGCAGTTCAATCCTCTAGGCCCATCCCTTTCAATGCCAGCAATCCGTATGATCAATGTCATGCTCGGTATTGAAGGCTTTCCTGAGTTTGCTTTCTTAGATATTTTGACCGATATCGTTTATCCGATCTTCAGTGAGGATTTGCAATTTTATGAGATTCAAGGCGGTAATGATCGTCTTCCGTCATCTTTTTTCCCGCAACTTCAAAACGACATCAAATTCAACCAAAAAGTGATTCGGATTACGCAAAATGATAGCGGTGTCCAGGTCCAAACCCGAAACCCTGTGACCGGGGAAATCAGCGAATACGATGGAGATTATGTCATCGCTACCGTTCCATTCACTGTTTTTCAGTTCATCGATGTGATTCCGTATAATTCTATACCTTTTGAAAAGTGGCAAGCGATTCGGGAGCTGAATAATGTACCAGCTGTTAAGATCGGAATCCAATTCAAACGTCGATTTTGGGAAGCGAATGGGCTCGGGAATGCGATATCTGATAGACCGACTCGATTTTCCTATATTCCAAGCCATAACATCGGTTCAGAGGGTCCAGGGGTGCTGTTGGGAAGCTATAGCTGGGGAGCCGATGCTGAATTGTGGACCAGTTTGTCCTTTTCAGAGCTTGTCTACACCCTGTTAAAAGATCTTGCGAAAATATATGGGGATGTCGTATATACAGAATTTCAGAATGCTGCAGGGTTCGATTGGAGTGAAAATCCATATTCTGTAGGGTGTTTTACGTTATTTACACCGAGACAAGAAGAGGAATTCGAAGAAATAATCAGGCGGCCAGAGGGAAGAATCCACTTTGCCGGTGAACATACATCATCGTTCCATGGATGGATGGAAGGGGCGATCGAATCCGGCATCCGGGCTGCATTTGAAGTGAAGGCAAGGGAATGACAGGCTACAGTATGGGTTTCAGGGTCGAATTCCACGAATGCATATTGACAGCGGATGAATTTAAGGGTATTCTTAAGGTAATAAAATAAAAATCGTTTCTCCTAAAGGGGAGTAGCTTTTACAGCAAAGTCGTCATTCCAGAGTTCACGCTCTCGGCTTTGTTGGCAACGAAAACTGTTGTTAGCAAGACCTTTACCTGTTCGGGTAGAGGTCTTTTTTGATGGCCTTTACCAGATTGATGGTAGAGGCCATTTTTGTTTTACATATTAAAAAAAGGAGTGAAGTGAAATGGAATTATTCAGTGCTGAATTTTTCACCGCACTATTATCGATTGTGATTATCGACCTGGTCCTGGCTGGAGACAATGCGATCCTGATCGGGCTTGCTGCAAGGAATTTACCTCAATCGCAACAGAAAAAAGTCATCCTGTGGGGAGCGCTCGGTGCAATCCTGATCCGAGTCGTCGCTACTCTGGCGGTTGTCTGGTTGCTCAAGATTCCGGGATTGCTATTAGTCGGGGGATTATTGCTTGTGGTCATCGCATATAAACTTCTGGTCGATGACAAAGACCATGACGTCCAAGCGGCAGGTGGTTTCTGGGCAGCGATCCGAACAGTCATCATTGCTGATGCGCTTATGGGATTAGACAATGTATTGGCAATTGCAGGTGCCGCGCACGGGAACATGGTTCTCGTCATTTTAGGACTATTGATATCGGTGCCGGTTGTCATGTTTGGTAGCAAACTCATCCTGATGTGGGTTGACCGTTTCCCGATCATCATCACGATCGGAGCAGCGATCCTTGCCTGGACGGCTTCGAAAATGATCGTCGGAGAGCCATTCTTGCATAGTTTCTTCGACAATGGCTTTATCAAATACGGTTTCGAATTGTTTATGGTAGGGGCAGTGATCGCGGCCGGTTATTTGAAAAAGAGGAAAGTGGAACAGGAAGTCGAACAAGAAGAACAGGTTGTTTTACAGAAAGTCGACTAAGGATTTTTTGTGTGATTTTGAAACCTTTTCAAAAGCCATCCGTAGGAATAGTGGCGGAGGAATAGCCTCGTGTTTTTAACGTCTAGTGTGTTTTATCTTAGGATGGTTAAGTAAAGACTGATGGAGGGGAATATGAGTATTTTCTCACGATTGTTCAATAAAAAGGATAAGGAAGTTGAAAAGGTTGAAGAACGAAATTTTTTCAACCTCCAGATCAATGATATCATCACCTACAATTTTGAAGATTATCAGGTGAGCGGAAAATTGATCTACAATGACGGCGGTTATGAGTGGTACGCGTATCAGCTTGTCGGAACGAATGAGACGATCTGGTTAAGTGCAGAAATGGATGACGAGCTCGAACTTGGAATCTATAAAAGCACGAAAGAAAAACTGACCGAACCAATCCCGAATAAAGTAACTGTGAATCAGACAGAATACGCTCTTGATGAAAAAGGGACCGCTTCAGTACGGGGAGAAGGCCGGGGGAAAAACGTAAACGGCCAGCAAGTGAAGTACTTTGATTTCGCAAATGATGCAGAAGACCGCTTCCTTTCCGTTGAAATATGGGGCAGTGAAGTCGAAGTCAGTGAAGGTCATGAAATCGAAAGCTATGAAATAAAAATCATTGCTGCAAGCTAGAAAGATTAGATATTTATGTTTATTCGCAGAAATTAAAAAAAGAAAATCAGGAGGTATAGCATGTTTAATTTCTTTAAAAGAGTACGTACAATGGTTTCGTCTGAGTTGAATTCAGCGCTTGATAAAGCGGAGGATCCTGTAAAACTGCTGGACCAGTACATGCGGGAAATGGCTGCAGATATCCGGGAAGCTGAAACGGCTGTCGCAAAACAAATCGCAAATGAAAAGATGCTCAAGAAAAGGTATGAAGATGCAAAGAGCATGGTTGAGAAGAGAGAAGAGCAAGCGGTTCAGGCATTGGAAGCCGGGAATGAAGACCTCGCCCGCAGAGCGCTGGAAGATAAACAGAAACACAATCAACAGGTGGATACACTGCTCGCTGCGCATACCAAAGCGAAGGACGATGCCGATTCCTTACGTGAGAGACTATCTGAAATGAAAGCGGAATATGATGAGATGAATCTGAAAAAGGATTCCCTCAAAGCAAGAGCTGAATCCGCGAAAACGAAGACCAAGATCAATCGCACGATGTCGAATATCGGCAACGACAGTTCCCAACAAGGCTTCAAGCGGATGGAGGAGAAAGTAGTCCAGTATGAGGCTGAAGCGGAAACGACAGATGACATGCGCTCTTCAAACAAGTCCCTTGATGATGAGTTTGAAGCGATGAATACGAAGAATAATGTAAACGATGAATTAGCGGAGTTAAAGAAAAAACTGGGGAAAGAATAACCTTCTTTCCCTTTTTAATGGGGTGTGTCGATGAGAAGGAAAGTCATAGGAATCTCCATAGCGGCAACATTTCTCCTTCTGGTGGCTTGTGGGTCTGCTAATGTACTAGATTGGATCGCCGAACACTATCCTTTAGAGGATGTGGTCGAAAGCAGTACCGATCCAGATGATGTTGCTAGATTATACGTTGCCAAGGACAAAAGTATACAAGAGGTATCTAAAGCGATCAAGGATCAAATGGAGCCGGAGAATGCCAGTGAAATAAAGGAAAATAAGCAGATATTGGTCTACGATGATTATTTTGTGACACTGACACAAGATGAGGATGATCCGGAGAATACCAATATAGAAGTGGCAACGGATGAATTCGTCCGTGATAATTACCGACCGGGCTTTTTCAATGGATTTATCGCGTATTACATACTGGACCGGACTTTCGGGGTGAACGATTGGCGATATAAACAGGATCAGCGTTGCGGCGGAAAATGTTATGAAGGCTATAACAAATCAGGTGGAAATTATAAAGGACCTGCTACCCCTTCTTCTTTTAGAGGATCAGGGAATCGCGGCGGAGGTCCTGGAACTGGAAAATAACTTTTGGGAGGTTTAACATGAGTCCATTTATTTTAACGTTATTATACTTTATCGCAGCTGTTGTGATCGTTGTCATCGGTCTTGTCATTTTTGAGCTTGTGACGACGAAATACAAAGATTGGGAAGAAATCAATCGAGGGAATTCTGCTGTCGCCTTATCGATCGGCGGTAAGATTATCGGTATCTGTATCATTCTGGCGTTCTCGATTTATACGAATGATAGCATTCCTCAGACGGTGCTTTGGGGCGGTTATGGAGTCGTTTTACAATTGGTCGCCTATTACTTGTTTGATTTTCTTACGCGGAGGTTTACAGTTGAAAAAGAATTGAAAAATGGGAACGTCTCTGTCGGGATCGTTTCAATGTGTGTGTCAATAGGATTGGCATTTGTAGTCGGGGCTTCGATCACATAACAGCAATCATTCCATTCAATAGCGGACACCAGAGCCGTTATTTGTGACAAAATGAAGTGTTCCTGAATTTTAACGGACACCACAGCCGTTATTTGTGAACAAAGAAGCTGATTTTCAATGGTATTTGCGAAATAAGGTCCCTGGTGTCCGTTAAGTTTGTAAAATTCTAATGTTTTGGTCAAATAAGGTCTCCTGTGTCCGTTAACGGGTAAGTGGAAAATCAACAATATAGAATACAAGATGAACGGGGAGAACCAAATCATTGGCTCACCCCTCTTATTTTATGAAGTGCGTGCCTGGCACCATTTGAGAATTCAGTCGTAGCAAGGGTTCCAAAAAGGTGCCAGGCACCGGTTACGAAGGTGAAATCATGACAGATAACGGGACAATCAAAAGTAATCGAATTTACTGGGCATCAGGAATCGTATCGATATGCGGGATCATCTTCGAAGTCCTGTTTGGTGCATTAGGTTCATACATCCTGGGGGATGGCGTGAAACAGTACACGTTGACGATTTCCTTGTTTCTCACCGGTATGGGAATCGGATCCTTTTTAAGTGAAAAGGTTATGAAAAAGCTGCTCGAAGCCTTCATCATCATTGAGTTTTCAGTCGCTTTGATTGGCGGTTTCTCAGCATTCCTTTTATTTGGAGTAACGGCTTATTTGGGGGATGGATCGGATGCGATCTTTTTATACACGGTCATTCTCGTCATCGGTACCCTTACTGGACTGGAATTACCGATCCTGATCCGTAAAGCAAATGAAATCGGCGTCCAGATCAATAAAAGTACAGCAAGGGTTCTTTTTTCAGATTACGCAGGCGGCTTGATTGGCGGATTACTCTTCATTTTCCTTTTCCGTCCTCAATTCGGTCTCGTAAAATCAGCATTCCTCGTTGCGATCATCAATCTGGTGGTCGCGCTCTGGGTCTTGTATACCTTCAGGAAAGAACTTACCCGTGTGAAGATCTATTCTTCCGTTGGCGGCCTCATTTTTATCCTCCTAATCGGCGGGGTGATGTTTGGGGAGGAGATGGCACTTTCTTTTGAACAGAAATTGTACAAGGATCCGATCATCTATACGGAAGAGACGAAATATCAGCATATTGTATTGACGAAGGAACAGGGGGATCTAAGGCTCTATTTGGACGGACAGCTCCAGTTCAGTTCAGCAGATGAATACCGGTATCACGAAACGCTGGTCCATATCCCGATGGCGCTGGCAGAGCGGAAAGAAAGGGTCCTGGTGCTTGGCGGCGGTGATGGTCTCGCGCTTCGTGAACTTGAAAAGTATAAGGATATAAAAGAAATTACGTTGGTTGATCTTGACCCAAGAATGGTTGAACTGGCAGAAACCAATCCGCTTTTGAAAGAGTTGAATGGCAATGCATTT includes:
- the rarD gene encoding EamA family transporter RarD: MLNRLSDPVVGMIYTLAAFVAWGILPIYWYFLKGIPAYEIFAHRILWSFFFAAFILLLIGGWPQVKKVLTNRVQATWVFLAAILISANWFLFIWAVTSNHVIGASLGYYINPLLSIVLGVIIFREKLNHWKVSSLLLAATGVLIMTIQFGQVPWVALIIASTFALYGVVKKVVKVEPLVSVTLETLFILPLVLSYLLFLQVKGTASLGHVSILETIFLLGAGAVTALPLLWFSKGAQKVPLSTIGFLQYINPTIQLLVGIYFFHETFTNTHLISFGFIWVALTLFSLSQINFKKYLQLRVPVKDKCTG
- a CDS encoding LysR family transcriptional regulator — its product is MTIIQMEVFVKIVETKSFTKAGEDLGMTQSAVSHAISSLESALGFQLIIRNRSGAVITTNGEKMLVHIRNILRHTELMKQDAESIMGLEKGKVRVGSFESVMIHWMPDIIGQFQQQFPDIEVELIEGGYQDIIQWLLDGRIDLGFILETERMNVEFQPLKDDHLSLLIPSDHPLSEEREPSIEQVASYPFIMPKKGCDEQVRRMFKTQDLNPDVRFVIKDVHSIIAMVKSGIGISIMPEMTLPDHMDKIKATRICEEVYRTIGIAAPAFKRLSPAAGKFFELTKSWVENT
- a CDS encoding flavin monoamine oxidase family protein, coding for MKRETYAELQYPEGMLSIIRNGLDPTGTPKSVLIIGGGLSGLVAASLLKQAGHKVTILEGNSRIGGRVLTLREPFTEGNYLDVGAMRIPENHALVLEYIKRFQLPLNTFINSTPRDVIFVNNVLTTREVYEENPDILQFPVAPEEEGKTATELLLEATKPFVDLYTSSTPEEQEELRKKYGDYSMGEFLQFNPLGPSLSMPAIRMINVMLGIEGFPEFAFLDILTDIVYPIFSEDLQFYEIQGGNDRLPSSFFPQLQNDIKFNQKVIRITQNDSGVQVQTRNPVTGEISEYDGDYVIATVPFTVFQFIDVIPYNSIPFEKWQAIRELNNVPAVKIGIQFKRRFWEANGLGNAISDRPTRFSYIPSHNIGSEGPGVLLGSYSWGADAELWTSLSFSELVYTLLKDLAKIYGDVVYTEFQNAAGFDWSENPYSVGCFTLFTPRQEEEFEEIIRRPEGRIHFAGEHTSSFHGWMEGAIESGIRAAFEVKARE
- a CDS encoding TerC family protein codes for the protein MELFSAEFFTALLSIVIIDLVLAGDNAILIGLAARNLPQSQQKKVILWGALGAILIRVVATLAVVWLLKIPGLLLVGGLLLVVIAYKLLVDDKDHDVQAAGGFWAAIRTVIIADALMGLDNVLAIAGAAHGNMVLVILGLLISVPVVMFGSKLILMWVDRFPIIITIGAAILAWTASKMIVGEPFLHSFFDNGFIKYGFELFMVGAVIAAGYLKKRKVEQEVEQEEQVVLQKVD
- a CDS encoding DUF4178 domain-containing protein yields the protein MSIFSRLFNKKDKEVEKVEERNFFNLQINDIITYNFEDYQVSGKLIYNDGGYEWYAYQLVGTNETIWLSAEMDDELELGIYKSTKEKLTEPIPNKVTVNQTEYALDEKGTASVRGEGRGKNVNGQQVKYFDFANDAEDRFLSVEIWGSEVEVSEGHEIESYEIKIIAAS
- a CDS encoding PspA/IM30 family protein, which produces MFNFFKRVRTMVSSELNSALDKAEDPVKLLDQYMREMAADIREAETAVAKQIANEKMLKKRYEDAKSMVEKREEQAVQALEAGNEDLARRALEDKQKHNQQVDTLLAAHTKAKDDADSLRERLSEMKAEYDEMNLKKDSLKARAESAKTKTKINRTMSNIGNDSSQQGFKRMEEKVVQYEAEAETTDDMRSSNKSLDDEFEAMNTKNNVNDELAELKKKLGKE
- a CDS encoding DUF4247 domain-containing protein, translating into MRRKVIGISIAATFLLLVACGSANVLDWIAEHYPLEDVVESSTDPDDVARLYVAKDKSIQEVSKAIKDQMEPENASEIKENKQILVYDDYFVTLTQDEDDPENTNIEVATDEFVRDNYRPGFFNGFIAYYILDRTFGVNDWRYKQDQRCGGKCYEGYNKSGGNYKGPATPSSFRGSGNRGGGPGTGK
- a CDS encoding DUF350 domain-containing protein; this translates as MSPFILTLLYFIAAVVIVVIGLVIFELVTTKYKDWEEINRGNSAVALSIGGKIIGICIILAFSIYTNDSIPQTVLWGGYGVVLQLVAYYLFDFLTRRFTVEKELKNGNVSVGIVSMCVSIGLAFVVGASIT
- a CDS encoding polyamine aminopropyltransferase, with the translated sequence MTDNGTIKSNRIYWASGIVSICGIIFEVLFGALGSYILGDGVKQYTLTISLFLTGMGIGSFLSEKVMKKLLEAFIIIEFSVALIGGFSAFLLFGVTAYLGDGSDAIFLYTVILVIGTLTGLELPILIRKANEIGVQINKSTARVLFSDYAGGLIGGLLFIFLFRPQFGLVKSAFLVAIINLVVALWVLYTFRKELTRVKIYSSVGGLIFILLIGGVMFGEEMALSFEQKLYKDPIIYTEETKYQHIVLTKEQGDLRLYLDGQLQFSSADEYRYHETLVHIPMALAERKERVLVLGGGDGLALRELEKYKDIKEITLVDLDPRMVELAETNPLLKELNGNAFENEKVEVLHKDAYDFMEKTEGFYDVILVDLPDPNNESLNKLYTLEFYSLLRNHLDPSGMIMAQATSPVFAREVYWTIDETFAETGMNTENFHLDIPSFGNWGFVLASRKPIDIDEVNINVETKYLSTELIPSLTKFGKDEDRSFANKDGDKVDVKPNTLIRPILIDIYEKAWQDY